From one Verrucomicrobiota bacterium genomic stretch:
- a CDS encoding DUF2062 domain-containing protein: MEREESKERRWKRIRIVKKLLKLVPRRDNIHRYPILKYFANAARQRTYLWSFRVTEAVPALYAGWILTLMPVMSVQVIIACVLAFLFRANIMILVALQFISTPFTVPFLWYIAYRVGAFFVTTFGTDRLQTLRQSYDLEWFKQMLDMLLHGQEGMKAFWSVYGQQFIRVFFTTTLGGIILGIILGHLSAALYKYLARYYSQPPVPKI; the protein is encoded by the coding sequence ATGGAGCGTGAGGAATCGAAGGAGCGGCGTTGGAAGCGGATTCGGATTGTTAAAAAACTATTAAAACTCGTTCCGCGACGGGATAATATCCACCGTTATCCAATTTTAAAGTATTTTGCCAATGCTGCGCGGCAGAGAACATATCTGTGGTCGTTCCGGGTAACGGAGGCAGTTCCGGCGCTCTACGCGGGGTGGATTCTAACATTGATGCCGGTGATGTCGGTTCAAGTGATCATTGCCTGTGTTTTAGCGTTTCTCTTTCGGGCGAACATCATGATTTTAGTGGCGCTCCAATTCATATCAACGCCATTTACGGTCCCATTTTTGTGGTACATCGCATATCGCGTTGGGGCATTTTTTGTAACAACCTTCGGTACCGATCGGCTCCAGACGCTGCGGCAATCGTACGATCTCGAGTGGTTCAAGCAAATGCTCGATATGCTGTTACATGGCCAGGAGGGAATGAAGGCGTTTTGGTCAGTTTATGGACAACAGTTCATTCGTGTATTTTTTACGACGACCCTTGGCGGAATTATTTTAGGCATCATTTTAGGTCATCTGAGTGCGGCGCTATACAAGTATCTTGCGCGGTATTACAGTCAACCGCCTGTTCCAAAAATATAA
- a CDS encoding nucleotide exchange factor GrpE translates to MSGRKNHRSKFFHKPMRDPSQSIAEARREGDSFQDSPGASSDTERLEREPVRADTQATDEDISVPKDILGDVAIVSDLSKELQQLQERLVHTQADFDNYRKRVTREQEQLQRQAASGVIEALLPILDNFELGLNSVQAEAGVLSGFQMIFTQLQSLLKARGVAILAPKNEPFNPQQEEAVAYVNHDDVPEEYVVETVRKGYCLHDRLLRPASVVVSKGRAS, encoded by the coding sequence ATGAGTGGACGCAAGAACCATCGGTCAAAATTTTTCCATAAGCCAATGCGTGACCCCTCTCAAAGTATAGCGGAAGCCCGAAGGGAAGGGGATAGTTTTCAAGATTCTCCAGGTGCATCTTCCGATACTGAGCGGTTGGAACGCGAACCTGTTCGTGCTGATACACAAGCCACGGATGAGGATATCAGTGTGCCTAAAGATATCTTGGGCGATGTCGCGATTGTTTCGGACCTTTCAAAGGAATTGCAGCAGTTGCAAGAACGACTAGTCCATACCCAAGCGGATTTTGATAATTATCGTAAGCGTGTTACGCGGGAGCAAGAACAGCTCCAGCGTCAGGCCGCAAGTGGCGTGATCGAAGCGCTCTTGCCAATTTTAGATAATTTTGAACTCGGACTTAATTCCGTCCAGGCCGAAGCGGGAGTTTTATCGGGATTCCAGATGATTTTTACCCAGTTACAGTCGCTGTTAAAGGCGCGCGGAGTCGCTATTTTGGCTCCGAAAAATGAGCCCTTTAACCCGCAACAAGAGGAGGCTGTCGCTTACGTGAACCATGACGATGTTCCGGAGGAGTACGTTGTCGAAACCGTAAGGAAGGGGTATTGTTTGCACGATCGTCTGTTGCGTCCAGCGTCTGTTGTCGTGTCGAAGGGAAGGGCATCATAA
- a CDS encoding NUDIX hydrolase, producing the protein MEYLGKFLLLERQLSNGPMFVLPGGKVERFDENESEIVRELNKEHHEYNDNDVLLNTLRRELYEELKLNLPREIDYFSSSFYVKPEGGQEESVIDVVFYTQLRERPELVVDGKEVTSYTWMNQKEILASPQVHDWLKKALKVFDRVP; encoded by the coding sequence GTGGAGTATTTGGGAAAATTTCTCCTTCTTGAGCGCCAATTGAGTAATGGACCGATGTTTGTGCTTCCGGGAGGAAAAGTCGAGCGTTTTGACGAAAATGAGAGCGAAATCGTCCGTGAACTCAATAAAGAGCATCACGAGTACAATGATAATGACGTTTTGCTCAACACCTTGCGGCGTGAGCTTTACGAGGAATTAAAGCTCAATCTGCCGCGCGAAATCGATTACTTTAGTAGCAGTTTCTATGTAAAGCCAGAGGGGGGACAGGAAGAATCTGTTATTGACGTTGTTTTTTATACGCAATTGCGTGAGCGGCCCGAACTCGTCGTTGATGGCAAAGAGGTGACATCGTATACGTGGATGAATCAAAAAGAAATCCTCGCGTCGCCACAGGTGCATGATTGGTTAAAGAAGGCATTGAAAGTCTTTGACAGAGTTCCCTAA
- the dnaJ gene encoding molecular chaperone DnaJ: MAKEDYYSLLGVSKSASAEEIKKAYRKMAVKYHPDKNPGDKSAEEKFKQVSEAYDVLRDDQKRAAYDRYGHDAFDSRANAGSGFARGGQTGGVNPFDIFREAFGGDGGIFGDLFGGGGSRNRSGQQDGADLRYDLEITLKEAFTGVEKTLKYNRHVTCKNCNGTGAEKGSQAVTCPTCHGSGVLTMSQGFFSMRQTCPDCHGTGMKITHPCRVCEATGRVVESTKTKIKIAPGMGSGVKLRLPGFGEAGVRGGTNGDLFVVVYVKEDRQFDRDGDNLHCHLSIPFTLAALGGEVNIKTIDTEAILRIPPGTQPNAILRMRGYGMPDFRTGKRGDQMVHIAIEVPKKLTADQRTKLEAFALSLGEGEKSWFSKIRDSFK, translated from the coding sequence ATGGCCAAAGAGGACTATTATAGTTTGCTCGGGGTTTCTAAAAGCGCTTCGGCGGAGGAGATTAAAAAGGCCTATCGGAAGATGGCCGTTAAATATCACCCCGATAAAAATCCCGGAGATAAGTCCGCTGAGGAAAAGTTTAAGCAGGTATCGGAGGCGTATGATGTTCTGCGTGATGATCAAAAACGTGCCGCTTATGATCGTTATGGCCACGATGCATTCGATTCCCGGGCTAATGCTGGAAGTGGTTTTGCGCGTGGAGGTCAGACAGGCGGCGTAAATCCGTTTGATATTTTTCGCGAGGCCTTTGGAGGCGACGGTGGAATTTTTGGTGATCTCTTTGGTGGCGGCGGTAGTCGCAATCGTTCCGGACAGCAAGATGGTGCCGATTTGCGTTATGATCTTGAAATCACACTGAAGGAGGCTTTTACGGGAGTCGAAAAGACCCTTAAATATAACCGCCATGTGACGTGTAAAAACTGTAACGGAACGGGAGCCGAGAAGGGTTCGCAGGCCGTAACCTGTCCGACGTGTCACGGTTCGGGGGTGTTGACGATGTCGCAAGGATTCTTTTCGATGCGACAGACGTGTCCTGACTGCCACGGAACGGGTATGAAAATTACGCATCCTTGTCGTGTTTGTGAGGCGACAGGGCGTGTCGTCGAGTCGACAAAGACGAAAATCAAGATTGCGCCGGGAATGGGTAGTGGTGTCAAATTACGTCTTCCGGGATTCGGCGAAGCCGGCGTCCGTGGAGGTACTAACGGTGACCTGTTTGTTGTCGTCTATGTCAAGGAAGATCGGCAGTTTGATCGCGACGGCGATAACCTCCACTGCCATTTATCGATTCCGTTCACGCTCGCAGCACTAGGTGGGGAGGTCAATATCAAAACCATCGATACAGAGGCCATTTTGCGCATTCCTCCCGGAACACAACCGAATGCAATTCTGCGTATGCGAGGTTATGGGATGCCAGATTTCCGGACAGGGAAACGCGGTGATCAGATGGTCCATATCGCGATCGAAGTCCCTAAAAAATTGACAGCAGATCAACGGACGAAACTTGAGGCATTTGCGCTTTCTCTTGGCGAAGGCGAAAAGTCGTGGTTTTCAAAAATCCGCGACTCGTTCAAATAA
- the dnaX gene encoding DNA polymerase III subunit gamma/tau: protein MSDSYQVMARRWRPRRFSELVGQEPIVQTLRNAIQLHRIAHAFLFIGPRGTGKTSTARLLAMALNAPDEPNIDADPECEPCQEIFAGSCLDVIEIDGASNNSVEQIRSLREECQYAPISCLFKIYIIDEVHMLSQAAFNALLKTLEEPPEHVKFIFATTEAYKVPSTIVSRCQRFEFKPIAENVIVDRLTQIAQTEGINAEPLALHRIAQLAEGGMRDAQSILDQLTSFGHNAITEQDVVEAYGLAPMDQIETILHCVDQGDCAQIPAITQACERCNFFNLLSDLARALRRRLSQNNDAHEVAKTLKFLAIVMRARERAMESNTPDVMFQLALFEAIEALALRSIDQVIADLKKVQDLEEASLSCCGKITSSEPSHETHEAPEPHPSSSGKSPVNRGTQHPKVVETGDLSALPEATRDQLKNLFQIES from the coding sequence ATGTCCGACTCGTACCAGGTGATGGCGCGCCGGTGGCGTCCTCGCCGGTTCAGTGAGCTCGTGGGCCAAGAACCCATCGTCCAGACACTACGAAATGCGATTCAGCTTCACCGGATCGCGCACGCGTTTTTATTTATCGGCCCTCGGGGTACCGGAAAGACGTCCACAGCACGACTTTTAGCGATGGCGCTTAATGCCCCAGATGAGCCCAATATTGATGCCGATCCCGAGTGTGAACCTTGCCAGGAAATTTTCGCCGGGAGCTGTCTCGATGTGATCGAAATCGACGGCGCCTCAAATAACTCTGTCGAACAAATCCGCAGCCTCCGCGAAGAATGCCAATACGCACCGATCTCCTGTCTCTTCAAGATCTACATTATTGATGAAGTTCACATGCTCTCACAGGCCGCCTTTAACGCCTTACTCAAAACCCTCGAAGAACCACCGGAACACGTCAAATTTATTTTTGCAACCACGGAAGCCTACAAGGTACCCTCGACTATCGTATCGCGTTGCCAGCGCTTCGAATTCAAGCCGATTGCGGAAAATGTCATCGTCGATCGCCTAACACAGATCGCACAGACAGAGGGAATTAATGCGGAACCGCTCGCGCTACACCGGATTGCCCAGCTCGCAGAAGGCGGGATGCGAGACGCCCAGTCGATACTCGATCAACTCACTTCCTTTGGCCACAATGCCATTACCGAACAGGATGTTGTCGAGGCTTACGGGCTCGCACCGATGGATCAGATCGAGACGATTTTACACTGCGTCGACCAGGGGGATTGTGCACAAATCCCCGCCATCACTCAGGCCTGTGAACGCTGCAATTTCTTCAATCTCCTATCGGATCTCGCCAGGGCGCTTCGCCGTCGATTATCTCAAAACAACGATGCGCACGAAGTCGCCAAAACTCTGAAATTTTTAGCGATCGTTATGCGGGCGCGCGAGCGTGCTATGGAGAGCAACACACCGGATGTCATGTTTCAACTCGCACTTTTTGAGGCGATCGAGGCCCTTGCGCTACGCTCCATCGACCAGGTCATTGCCGATCTCAAAAAAGTCCAAGATTTAGAAGAGGCCTCTCTCTCTTGCTGCGGAAAAATAACATCATCCGAGCCCTCACATGAAACTCATGAAGCCCCAGAGCCTCATCCATCATCATCGGGCAAATCCCCTGTAAATAGAGGTACTCAACATCCCAAAGTCGTCGAAACCGGCGATCTGTCCGCGCTACCGGAAGCAACACGAGATCAACTCAAAAACCTATTCCAGATCGAATCTTAA
- a CDS encoding NAD(P)(+) transhydrogenase (Re/Si-specific) subunit alpha, with the protein MKLFFLKERDPFEARAALTPSLCSKWRALGIELWAERGLGAKAGFLDTAYSDVHWTDEGTFIAPDVVIAIHPQEEILQRLPENTPHVSLLDRYHHEVLIQKYAASRQLLSLERIPRSTLAQKMDVQSSQASIAGYAMVTQVVAKLSRAVPMMTTPAGTVMPRRFLIIGAGVAGLQAIATARRLGANVEAFDMRAEVEEQIKSLGAKFLKIDLGETGATAQGYAKALTEEQLRKQREGLADACQRADVVITTAKLFGRAAPKIITAAMLEKMCPGSLVIDGAASHGGNVDGSLKNQLQTLPNGVTLWGMAYPESYVATTASELLASNIYNLIEALLLKETRILNTEHPIWQACHVVPENC; encoded by the coding sequence GTGAAGCTGTTTTTCCTGAAAGAACGGGATCCTTTCGAAGCACGTGCCGCGTTAACGCCGTCGTTGTGTTCAAAATGGCGAGCACTTGGTATTGAGTTGTGGGCAGAGCGTGGTCTGGGCGCTAAAGCAGGTTTTTTAGATACGGCCTATTCCGATGTTCACTGGACTGATGAGGGAACGTTCATTGCTCCCGACGTTGTGATCGCGATTCATCCACAAGAAGAAATCCTACAACGACTTCCTGAAAATACACCCCATGTCAGCCTATTAGATCGTTATCATCATGAAGTATTGATTCAAAAATACGCAGCATCACGGCAGCTGCTCAGTCTGGAGCGTATTCCACGGTCGACGTTGGCGCAAAAGATGGATGTTCAGAGTTCGCAGGCTAGCATTGCCGGTTATGCGATGGTGACACAGGTCGTTGCTAAGTTATCGCGAGCAGTACCGATGATGACCACTCCCGCAGGAACGGTGATGCCGCGACGTTTTTTAATTATCGGTGCCGGTGTCGCTGGCTTACAGGCGATCGCGACAGCACGACGGTTAGGCGCTAATGTCGAAGCATTTGATATGCGTGCCGAGGTCGAGGAGCAGATTAAGTCGCTCGGGGCGAAATTTTTGAAGATTGATCTCGGTGAAACTGGTGCGACGGCACAGGGATATGCAAAGGCACTGACCGAAGAACAACTCCGGAAACAGCGCGAGGGTCTGGCCGATGCCTGCCAACGTGCCGATGTCGTAATTACCACCGCAAAACTCTTTGGCCGTGCGGCGCCGAAAATCATTACCGCGGCAATGTTAGAAAAAATGTGCCCCGGAAGTTTAGTTATCGATGGCGCAGCCTCCCATGGAGGAAATGTCGACGGCTCCTTGAAAAATCAACTGCAGACGCTTCCTAATGGCGTTACCCTTTGGGGTATGGCGTATCCTGAGAGCTACGTTGCGACTACAGCCTCAGAGCTTTTGGCATCGAATATTTATAACCTCATTGAGGCACTCTTGCTAAAAGAAACACGGATATTGAATACCGAACATCCCATCTGGCAAGCGTGTCACGTAGTGCCCGAGAATTGTTAG
- a CDS encoding AAA family ATPase yields the protein MYLEFFELKQKPFTIKGDANVLYMSPQYMTAFSLLQYGIENCDGFTAITGEVGCGKTTLCNALIRELDPTRYTILSLPIPPQNERQLLNTICLKLALKVPSHAPLEQLRNRIMSRLRQEREHGRRTILMIDEAQNLDFDSLEAVRLLSNIERDDEKLIHIVLIGQPELKQNLRKKCLRQLRQRISVYHDLKPLSYQDTKNYIAHRIQLAKDTSNNKYQLRRGQIPAFSFFALRRIYSASHGIPRIINNICDKALISAFIDYSTKVRLKDVNRALKDINQLRKL from the coding sequence ATGTATCTCGAGTTTTTCGAACTAAAGCAGAAACCATTTACGATTAAGGGCGACGCGAATGTTCTGTACATGAGTCCTCAGTACATGACAGCGTTTTCGCTCTTACAGTATGGTATTGAGAACTGCGATGGGTTTACAGCGATTACGGGCGAAGTTGGTTGTGGTAAAACGACGCTTTGCAATGCGCTCATTCGGGAGTTAGATCCGACACGCTACACCATTTTATCGTTGCCGATTCCGCCACAGAATGAACGGCAGTTATTAAACACGATTTGTCTCAAGTTAGCGTTAAAGGTACCGTCACACGCACCACTTGAGCAACTGCGAAATCGGATTATGAGTCGTCTTCGACAAGAAAGGGAACACGGAAGACGGACGATTCTTATGATTGATGAGGCACAGAATCTCGACTTTGACAGCCTCGAAGCGGTTCGGTTATTATCGAACATCGAGCGTGACGACGAGAAACTCATCCACATTGTTTTAATTGGACAACCCGAGTTAAAGCAGAATTTAAGGAAAAAATGTCTACGGCAGCTACGCCAACGGATTTCGGTTTACCACGATTTAAAGCCACTCAGCTATCAAGATACGAAAAACTACATTGCGCACCGGATTCAATTAGCGAAAGACACATCAAACAACAAATACCAACTGCGTCGCGGACAGATTCCTGCGTTTTCGTTTTTTGCGCTACGACGGATCTACTCAGCGAGCCACGGGATACCGCGGATTATCAACAACATTTGCGATAAAGCGCTTATTTCGGCGTTCATCGACTATTCCACAAAAGTACGGCTCAAGGACGTGAACCGTGCTCTCAAGGACATCAACCAGCTAAGAAAGTTATGA
- a CDS encoding tetratricopeptide repeat protein: MSWRRKVLKLAVCLGMSCSSVGADRFTQSLEEARIKLAEKEPREAIRLLERCVRLRGKNAEISELLAQACVADEDLELAAFYFEEAASTDELKYYCYLRAAELYQQLSEPTQALQCYEEYLKIWPNDRTAALGYANLKSQAGDRQRALEIFVAHADHDVDVCLKVADLFQSFGNLTQARIGYNAVLEINPNHREALHQLWHLYVQSKNYAALVPVAQRLRDLGESEYQGVPLDLFLSVSKGYEQAFDALLGPDMAFLSGPIRITLPSWVWRPIAITTMPSKLLSKKERLKGLEEKVVDAKSKGDYEEAIANLWQILGMNGKNVDAWIELTECLEHINKYDIAEMTIQEAMKSQPSVELYRAYLGIILRTHGSAEYVRILRDIKHKFPKDADLRLMWAKAREMYLGDATGARRSYEKFLKLAPPDHPETDLVRRRLATYQHL, encoded by the coding sequence ATGTCGTGGCGTCGGAAAGTCTTAAAACTAGCGGTATGCCTGGGGATGAGTTGCTCGAGTGTCGGCGCAGATCGCTTTACGCAGTCGCTCGAGGAAGCCCGCATTAAGCTCGCTGAAAAAGAACCACGCGAGGCCATTCGTCTGTTGGAGCGCTGTGTCCGTTTGCGTGGAAAGAATGCGGAGATTTCCGAGCTTCTTGCCCAGGCCTGTGTAGCCGATGAGGATCTAGAGCTTGCGGCATTTTATTTCGAAGAAGCGGCAAGTACGGATGAGTTGAAGTACTACTGCTATCTTCGAGCAGCGGAATTATACCAGCAGCTTTCGGAACCGACGCAGGCGCTCCAGTGCTATGAGGAGTATTTAAAGATTTGGCCCAATGACCGTACGGCAGCGCTAGGGTATGCGAATCTAAAGTCACAAGCAGGAGATCGGCAGCGCGCTTTGGAGATTTTTGTCGCGCATGCAGATCATGATGTTGATGTCTGCTTAAAAGTCGCAGATTTGTTTCAGTCTTTTGGTAATTTAACACAAGCGCGTATCGGATATAACGCCGTCTTAGAGATCAATCCCAATCACCGCGAAGCGCTTCATCAGTTGTGGCATTTGTACGTCCAGTCAAAAAATTATGCGGCGTTAGTACCTGTTGCGCAACGTTTACGCGATCTCGGTGAGTCAGAATACCAGGGCGTTCCGCTTGATCTATTTCTGTCGGTTTCAAAGGGTTATGAACAGGCATTTGATGCGCTTTTAGGCCCCGATATGGCTTTTTTATCAGGACCGATACGGATAACGCTACCTTCTTGGGTTTGGCGTCCTATTGCGATTACGACAATGCCCTCAAAACTCTTGAGTAAAAAGGAACGCCTCAAAGGACTCGAAGAAAAGGTCGTTGATGCAAAATCTAAGGGCGATTACGAGGAGGCGATCGCGAACCTCTGGCAAATCCTCGGTATGAACGGTAAAAACGTTGATGCGTGGATCGAGCTAACGGAATGCCTCGAGCATATCAATAAATACGATATTGCGGAGATGACCATCCAGGAGGCGATGAAGTCTCAGCCGTCGGTCGAACTCTATAGGGCCTATTTGGGGATCATTTTGCGTACGCACGGGTCGGCGGAGTATGTCCGGATTTTGCGAGATATTAAGCACAAGTTCCCTAAAGACGCGGATCTTCGGTTAATGTGGGCCAAAGCGCGCGAGATGTATTTGGGTGACGCCACTGGAGCACGCCGCTCGTACGAAAAGTTCCTAAAGCTAGCGCCACCGGATCATCCCGAGACTGATCTCGTCCGTCGCCGGTTGGCCACTTATCAACATTTGTAG
- a CDS encoding glycogen/starch/alpha-glucan phosphorylase produces the protein MGKTKSAAQGACAVSEGTQAPFFIQATAKELQTLILHHLECTLARDAKSATQHDWWLAACYAVRDKILHRYIQTQRVHHEHNVRRLYYLSLEYLPGRLLKNNLYNSGIYDEMRKALEQLGQNLDTVFDESQDPALGNGGLGRLASCFLDSLATLNYPAIGYGIHYEFGLFRQEIRDGQQFERPDNWMIAGGSPWQIARPENAQRVRLYGTVSGHYNDQGNWIPVWENTQDIIGMPWDIPIVGYGAETVNFLRLWEARATEEFDLEHFNRGDYIQAVHDKVETETISKILYPNDTTEQGKELRLVQQYFFVACSVKDIIRRYKNVNKDWSNLTKTVTLQLNDTHPTVAVVEMMRVLIDEEHLSWDEAWKLCKALFAYTNHTLLPEALETWRVALFQKVLPRHYQIICEINRRFLEEEVEAKWPGDDGKKRELSIITEGNDPVIRMAHLAVVGSHSVNGVARMHSELLKSQLFPGFNELYPTLFNNKTNGITPRRWLKLCNPELSALIDSKIGTGWITDLSQLRQLAPLATDPAFQKKFMAIKHDNKVRLAEFIQKTMGIEINPDALFDIQIKRLHEYKRQQLNLLHILALHRRIVQNPNGICPRVFIFGAKAAPGYVMAKKIIHAINLVANFINHNAEIHDHLKVVFIPNYCVTIAEKIIPAADVSEQISTAGKEASGTGNMKLALSGACTVGTLDGANVEILEEVGDDNVFIFGNTEQEISALRNAGYHPQAFYESDPELKAVLDWMRSDFFTTPNGENPVRDIAENLIHYDSFFTLADFRAYCDVHKRVNDAYLDRKGWAQKAILNTALMGKFSSDRTIHEYADDIWHLADVHIGK, from the coding sequence ATGGGAAAAACAAAGTCGGCAGCTCAGGGGGCATGCGCGGTATCGGAGGGTACGCAGGCTCCATTTTTTATTCAGGCAACCGCAAAGGAGCTTCAAACGCTCATTCTACACCACCTGGAATGTACATTGGCACGTGACGCAAAATCGGCAACGCAACACGACTGGTGGCTCGCGGCATGTTACGCCGTCCGGGATAAAATTTTACACCGCTACATTCAGACGCAACGGGTTCATCACGAACACAATGTACGGCGGTTATACTATTTATCGCTAGAATACCTTCCCGGCCGGCTCTTAAAGAACAACCTCTACAATTCCGGGATTTATGATGAGATGCGCAAGGCGCTCGAACAGCTTGGGCAGAATCTCGATACCGTCTTTGACGAAAGTCAGGACCCAGCACTCGGGAATGGCGGTCTTGGTCGCCTGGCCTCTTGCTTCTTGGACTCTTTAGCAACGCTAAACTATCCCGCCATCGGATATGGTATTCACTATGAATTTGGACTCTTTCGCCAAGAAATCCGCGATGGCCAACAATTTGAACGTCCCGATAACTGGATGATTGCCGGGGGTAGTCCTTGGCAAATCGCTCGTCCGGAAAATGCGCAACGCGTCCGACTCTACGGAACGGTTTCGGGGCACTATAACGATCAAGGGAATTGGATTCCCGTTTGGGAAAACACGCAAGATATTATCGGAATGCCTTGGGATATTCCGATTGTCGGATACGGCGCCGAGACAGTTAATTTCTTACGCCTTTGGGAAGCCCGGGCGACAGAGGAATTTGACCTCGAACACTTTAATCGCGGCGATTACATCCAGGCGGTCCACGATAAGGTCGAAACGGAAACAATTTCCAAAATTCTCTACCCCAACGATACGACTGAACAAGGGAAAGAACTGCGTTTGGTTCAACAGTACTTCTTCGTTGCATGTTCTGTTAAGGATATCATCCGGCGCTACAAAAACGTCAACAAAGACTGGTCGAATTTAACAAAAACGGTGACGCTCCAGCTCAATGACACACACCCAACGGTTGCGGTTGTGGAAATGATGCGCGTACTTATTGACGAAGAACATCTTTCTTGGGATGAGGCCTGGAAGCTCTGCAAAGCGCTTTTTGCGTACACCAACCATACGCTCTTACCGGAAGCATTAGAGACCTGGCGTGTTGCACTCTTCCAAAAAGTCTTACCGCGGCACTATCAGATCATTTGCGAAATCAACCGTCGGTTTTTAGAGGAAGAAGTCGAAGCCAAATGGCCTGGTGATGATGGAAAGAAACGGGAATTATCGATTATCACCGAGGGAAATGATCCGGTTATTCGGATGGCACACTTAGCAGTTGTTGGAAGTCACTCCGTCAATGGTGTTGCCCGGATGCACTCCGAGCTCTTAAAGTCACAGCTCTTTCCCGGGTTCAACGAACTCTATCCGACGCTCTTTAACAACAAGACCAATGGTATTACGCCACGTCGTTGGCTCAAACTTTGTAATCCAGAGCTATCGGCACTCATTGATTCGAAGATTGGAACCGGTTGGATCACCGATCTCAGTCAGCTCCGTCAACTCGCACCCTTAGCAACGGATCCTGCCTTTCAAAAGAAGTTCATGGCGATTAAGCACGACAATAAGGTCCGGCTTGCCGAATTTATCCAAAAAACGATGGGGATCGAAATTAATCCCGATGCGCTTTTCGATATCCAAATTAAGCGTCTCCATGAATACAAACGCCAGCAACTGAATCTCCTACACATCCTTGCGCTCCACCGTCGTATTGTTCAAAATCCAAACGGGATTTGTCCTCGTGTCTTTATCTTTGGCGCTAAAGCCGCTCCGGGATATGTGATGGCGAAAAAGATCATTCACGCCATTAACCTTGTTGCGAATTTCATCAACCATAACGCGGAGATTCACGATCACTTGAAAGTCGTCTTTATTCCGAATTACTGTGTTACCATCGCGGAAAAAATTATTCCCGCGGCTGATGTTTCAGAACAGATTTCGACAGCCGGTAAGGAAGCATCGGGAACAGGGAATATGAAACTCGCTCTTAGTGGTGCCTGTACGGTGGGTACGCTCGATGGTGCAAATGTTGAAATTCTAGAAGAAGTCGGTGACGATAATGTCTTTATCTTTGGGAATACCGAACAGGAAATCTCCGCCTTACGTAACGCGGGCTATCATCCGCAGGCGTTTTATGAGAGCGATCCTGAATTAAAAGCTGTTCTCGATTGGATGCGTTCAGACTTCTTTACGACACCGAACGGCGAAAATCCGGTTCGCGATATCGCTGAAAATCTCATTCACTATGATTCTTTCTTTACGCTCGCTGACTTCCGTGCCTATTGCGATGTTCATAAACGCGTGAATGACGCGTACCTCGACCGTAAGGGCTGGGCACAAAAGGCGATCTTGAATACCGCACTGATGGGCAAGTTTTCGAGCGACCGTACGATCCACGAATACGCCGACGATATTTGGCACTTAGCCGATGTTCATATAGGGAAATAG